A single Mercenaria mercenaria strain notata chromosome 9, MADL_Memer_1, whole genome shotgun sequence DNA region contains:
- the LOC123547872 gene encoding uncharacterized protein LOC123547872 translates to MMLYTVLALAVVCGISEAVVCKTKDDCGAGECCYIQPEFLVASKRLLVLPPVHQHHDTGVCEKYRLQDDHCYPLETANGHCGCGSGLSCQWVPDPTVTAGHVRRSQIYHPGPGAYRCAPRQ, encoded by the exons ATGATGCTTTATACTGTATTAGCGTTAGCCGTGGTCTGTGGAATTTCTGAG GCTGTGGTATGTAAAACAAAAGATGACTGCGGTGCGGGAGAATGCTGCTACATCCAGCCCGAGTTTCTCGTGGCTAGCAAGAGACTATTAGTCCTTCCTCCTGTACATCAGCATCATGATACAG GTGTATGTGAAAAATACCGTTTACAAGATGACCATTGCTACCCCCTTGAGACCGCAAACGGACATTGTGGCTGCGGTTCTGGACTAAGTTGTCAGTGGGTTCCAGATCCGACGGTGACAGCTGGACATGTTAGGCGTAGTCAGATTTATCACCCAGGACCAGGAGCCTACCGATGCGCACCAAGGCAGTAG